The Bacillus sp. F19 DNA segment GTGTAATATTTCACAATCTTTTGTTAAAATAGAAAAAGGCAACCTTCAGCTTGAAGAATTACCTCCGTATTAAAAATACCTTTTTCTACCCATTACACTGAATATTTTTAATTTGTAATAGTGTATTAAAAAACAAGTCATGTTGATCAACCATTGTCATATGTCCAGCATTAGGTATTAAATATAACTTTTTATGCGGAGCATTGATTCTGTTAAAGTGTTCTTCTGCAATAACATAGGGAATCTGCCAGTCATTACTGCCTAAAATATAATATATAGGTATTTTATATTCTGATGGCTCCGAATTTATATCAAAACTTCCTAAAAAATCAACTAATTCTCTGTTAGCTTTAGCCCCTTTTATCATCGCAGAAATATCTGATAATTTAAAAACAGGACTCGAAAATATCATTTTAAATGTAGAAAAATTCATCTTCAAAGTAAAATTATATTTACCTTGAAGTTTACGTAATTTTAAACATTTTTTTTGCCATTCATTATCAAGTTTTTCTCCTGGATATTCACCTATTGCCTCTAACTGTTTTAGAGATTTCTTATCGTTTGATTATAAAATTAATTCCTTAACTTTTTCATAGCCAACACGCTCATTTTCGAGCATATTTATAATTTGTCCTACCCCAATATAATAATCTGCATCTTCTGGATATCGCTTGATAAAGATACTACCTAAAACACTTCCCCAAGAATGACCAAGTAAAATTATTTTATTTCTATTATATTTTTTCTTTAGATATTGAATAATTTCAAACAAATCCTTTAAAAGCAAATCAATTGTCGGATATTTATCTGGATTCATAGTAAGAGTTTTTCCAGTTCCACGTTGGTCCCAATGAATCACTGTAAAAATATCTTCCCATTTTTTTTGAAAGGCGTGTGCAAAAATGGATCCAGCACTGCCGGGTCCTCCGTGCAAAAATAACATTACTGGGTTTTCAAGATTTGTACCAGAATGAAACAGATATTGATTTATCCCATTGATTGGTACGTATTCCTCAACATAAATTAATTTTTTTGACATATTTTTCATAACTTCAATCCTCCCACTGTAACTTCATATTCCCCTTTAAATGACTGTTACGTTGGTCAAGTCTACTTTAAACCCCTTTAAAACGGAATAAGTCTATTTCCATTTTGGCACCATCAAGAATAGCTTTTGAAAAATCGGTATACTTAATGGAAATTTTTCTAAAAGTGGAATTTTTAAAAGAGGTTCCTGCTAACCCAGTACAATTAAAGATAGTGCCAATAAACATTTGGTTATCAAAGCATATGCCGGACAAACTTGAATAACTAAAATCCGTATGTGAATTCCAAGCAATTTCTCGCACATCTTTTGTTATTTGTGTTGTTTCTGTTTTTGTTTGCTTATCTGAGGTTTGGCATCCACCTGAGGAGAAGACTATGGCTGATACTGTATAATTTTCATTAGTTTCAAGGTAATTCTATTCTCTTTGTATACATTTATTACTATCTATGCATCTTAATGTTTTTTCCTTCTATCAATTTTTATTGACCTATTCTGCTTCGTTAGTTCAATAAAAAAGAGGTTGCCGCAGCAACCCCTGTTACTTAAACTCTTGCACCCGTTAGTTTAAGTACAGTATTTCACAATCTTTCTTGGGTAAATACTATTACTAAATGTTTGATATATAAAAAAAGGGAACACCTGCTAACCAGGAAGTTCCCTTTTTATTTCGTGAGATAAAAATACACCTGTAATTTCCTACAATTCCCCCAATACCCTTCATGAAAATTTTAAGCTATTATATTAATTGAGTTAATTTTATGAATATTCCACAAAAGGGGGTTGTAAAAGATGAAGAGAATAAAGAGAAAGATTTTTCAAGCTGCAACTGTGCTTATATTAGCCAGCAGTAGTATATTGGGTTCTTCGATGATTACCCAAAAGCCGACGTATGCTATAACGAGTGAAAATATAGCAGAGAAAATTATGCAATCTTTAACCGATGAACAAAGGGCTGCAT contains these protein-coding regions:
- a CDS encoding alpha/beta hydrolase, which produces MNFSTFKMIFSSPVFKLSDISAMIKGAKANRELVDFLGSFDINSEPSEYKIPIYYILGSNDWQIPYVIAEEHFNRINAPHKKLYLIPNAGHMTMVDQHDLFFNTLLQIKNIQCNG
- a CDS encoding alpha/beta fold hydrolase; the protein is MKNMSKKLIYVEEYVPINGINQYLFHSGTNLENPVMLFLHGGPGSAGSIFAHAFQKKWEDIFTVIHWDQRGTGKTLTMNPDKYPTIDLLLKDLFEIIQYLKKKYNRNKIILLGHSWGSVLGSIFIKRYPEDADYYIGVGQIINMLENERVGYEKVKELIL
- a CDS encoding pentapeptide repeat-containing protein, producing the protein MFIGTIFNCTGLAGTSFKNSTFRKISIKYTDFSKAILDGAKMEIDLFRFKGV